The following coding sequences lie in one Rothia sp. SD9660Na genomic window:
- a CDS encoding ABC transporter permease subunit gives MTTASVSPASAQVNRSRFADRKLTFWGVLRSEVLKFRTLTTNWVMTLILAVVMVGMAPLYSLMLNSMAENAEMMAQASEGMAQTNAGIESMTNMAYALGASGVDLANMLIAAVAAVFIGAEYATRSIHTSLTVVPRRSSLYTAKLLVLSIYGFVLGFVLAALAYAAGYPVLDASIRDSLEFTDGLLLNWVAVGLYFMFMTWMGYGFGALFRNNAGGIVMVVFLLFVLPIIAAIFMGQFEWVADAYNYLPSALGRVILTYDLSEEADISYLEGGAWFALWAAVPALLGYLRFTLTDTRG, from the coding sequence ATGACTACCGCATCTGTTTCTCCTGCGTCCGCGCAGGTCAATCGTTCCCGCTTTGCCGACCGCAAGCTGACCTTCTGGGGTGTGCTGCGCTCCGAGGTGCTGAAGTTCCGCACCCTTACCACTAACTGGGTTATGACCCTGATTCTGGCTGTGGTGATGGTGGGCATGGCCCCGCTCTACTCTCTCATGCTGAACTCTATGGCTGAGAATGCTGAGATGATGGCTCAGGCTTCTGAGGGTATGGCGCAGACCAACGCCGGCATTGAATCTATGACCAATATGGCATATGCCTTGGGTGCCTCGGGTGTTGATTTAGCCAATATGCTAATCGCAGCTGTTGCTGCTGTATTTATTGGTGCTGAATATGCCACTAGGTCTATACATACTAGTCTGACCGTTGTTCCCCGCCGTTCTTCCCTCTATACCGCCAAGCTCTTGGTACTGAGTATTTACGGCTTCGTGCTGGGCTTTGTGCTAGCTGCCCTGGCCTATGCTGCAGGCTACCCCGTACTTGATGCGAGCATCCGAGACTCCCTAGAGTTCACCGATGGCCTGCTACTCAACTGGGTAGCAGTGGGTCTCTACTTCATGTTCATGACCTGGATGGGCTACGGCTTCGGTGCCCTCTTCCGTAACAACGCCGGCGGCATCGTCATGGTGGTCTTCCTGCTCTTCGTGCTACCCATCATCGCCGCTATCTTCATGGGACAGTTCGAGTGGGTTGCAGATGCCTACAACTACCTGCCCTCGGCGCTGGGGCGCGTGATTCTCACCTACGATCTGAGCGAGGAAGCCGACATCAGCTACCTAGAAGGCGGCGCTTGGTTTGCTCTCTGGGCCGCTGTACCCGCCCTGCTGGGCTACCTGCGGTTTACCCTCACCGATACCCGCGGATAA
- a CDS encoding helix-turn-helix transcriptional regulator: protein MDIPELIREAAKQPTQTARRAGIARSTLLRITQEKTEPTPATLREIALAHGYDLICSLKPASDPWAVTAARYLLDPTLPENLPQTRPKVAQWLARYERWGITPTTPESPLDPEKIAEKIAPYGNLTQRQGVRFYAPALSMSPAELALRVASAGDQSKASWALSGAPIASHLLGRQTVLAPIVLWVAENLELAAQNLSLNLAEATNFQPAGIVLAQAETYELEGATQEGGINLVSPVQGILDLHSLSFGALARQVTSQWGEN from the coding sequence GTGGATATACCTGAACTCATCCGTGAAGCAGCCAAACAGCCTACCCAAACAGCTCGAAGAGCCGGTATAGCTCGCTCAACTTTGCTCCGCATAACCCAAGAAAAAACGGAGCCCACACCAGCGACCCTGCGCGAAATAGCACTAGCCCACGGGTATGATCTCATCTGCTCCCTCAAGCCAGCCTCAGATCCCTGGGCCGTTACTGCAGCTCGCTACCTTCTCGACCCCACCCTGCCAGAAAATCTGCCTCAAACTCGTCCGAAAGTAGCCCAATGGTTAGCCCGCTATGAACGGTGGGGAATTACCCCAACCACTCCAGAATCTCCCCTCGACCCTGAAAAAATTGCTGAAAAAATCGCTCCTTATGGAAACCTGACCCAGCGGCAGGGGGTGCGTTTCTATGCGCCAGCTCTTTCGATGTCACCAGCCGAACTTGCCTTGCGTGTAGCTTCAGCAGGAGATCAAAGCAAAGCCTCCTGGGCTCTCTCTGGTGCCCCTATTGCCTCGCACCTTTTGGGGAGGCAAACTGTTTTGGCTCCCATCGTTCTCTGGGTAGCAGAAAACCTTGAGCTAGCAGCTCAGAACCTTTCTCTAAACCTAGCTGAAGCCACAAATTTTCAACCTGCAGGAATTGTTCTAGCTCAGGCTGAAACCTATGAGCTCGAAGGAGCCACTCAAGAAGGAGGCATAAACCTCGTTTCCCCTGTCCAGGGCATACTTGACCTGCACTCTCTTAGCTTTGGAGCATTAGCCCGCCAGGTAACAAGCCAGTGGGGTGAAAACTAA
- a CDS encoding ABC transporter ATP-binding protein, producing the protein MLEVRNLTKTYGPKTAVNDISFTVPNGRVTGFLGPNGAGKSTTMRMLVGLENPSKGSALVDGQTYRSLKSPLTSVGALLDAKAMHPGRNGAAHLRSLALTHGIPKTRVDEVIEMTGLAAVSKKKVKGFSLGMGQRMGIAAALLGDPQNVILDEPVNGLDPEGVIWVRNLARHLASEGRAVLISSHLMSEMSQTADDLIVIGRGRLLANCSMEDFLKIGDENKVLVRTDAREAFAATLRGAGHAFTPVDTDGLMVEQVQARDLAQLAARTDVLLHELTPQKSTLEQVYMNMTRDDVEYSSASFDAPQQNLGTDAPASSQPQAGAATPSAPWSSTSAQEN; encoded by the coding sequence ATGCTCGAGGTCAGAAACCTCACCAAAACCTACGGCCCTAAAACGGCCGTCAACGACATCAGCTTCACCGTGCCCAACGGCCGGGTCACCGGCTTCCTCGGCCCCAACGGCGCCGGGAAATCCACCACCATGCGCATGCTGGTGGGACTAGAAAACCCCTCCAAGGGTAGCGCTCTGGTCGACGGCCAAACCTACCGCTCCCTCAAGAGCCCGCTGACCTCCGTCGGCGCCCTGCTCGACGCCAAAGCCATGCACCCCGGGCGTAACGGTGCGGCCCACCTGCGCTCGCTGGCTTTGACCCATGGCATCCCGAAAACCCGCGTTGATGAGGTCATTGAGATGACCGGTCTAGCCGCTGTATCGAAGAAGAAGGTCAAGGGCTTCTCCCTGGGCATGGGCCAGCGCATGGGTATCGCCGCTGCCCTGCTGGGGGATCCCCAGAACGTCATCCTCGATGAGCCTGTCAACGGTCTTGACCCCGAGGGTGTTATCTGGGTGCGCAACCTGGCCCGTCACCTGGCCTCAGAGGGCCGGGCCGTGCTGATTTCCTCCCACCTGATGAGTGAGATGTCCCAGACCGCCGACGACCTTATTGTGATTGGCCGTGGCCGCCTGCTGGCCAACTGCTCCATGGAAGACTTCCTGAAAATCGGCGATGAAAATAAGGTTCTTGTGCGAACCGACGCCCGCGAGGCTTTTGCCGCCACTCTGCGCGGGGCTGGCCACGCCTTCACTCCTGTCGATACTGACGGTCTGATGGTTGAGCAGGTTCAGGCTCGCGACCTGGCCCAGTTGGCTGCCCGCACCGACGTCCTGCTCCACGAGCTCACCCCGCAAAAATCCACCCTGGAGCAGGTCTACATGAACATGACCCGTGACGATGTGGAATACAGCTCAGCTAGCTTCGATGCCCCTCAGCAGAATCTCGGTACGGACGCTCCTGCCAGCTCCCAGCCCCAGGCTGGTGCCGCTACCCCGTCAGCTCCCTGGTCCTCAACCTCAGCACAGGAGAACTAA
- the trxB gene encoding thioredoxin-disulfide reductase — MTDNALGGLFGGAAAGLNLAGVATTTAPDATTESGDQPIHNVIIVGSGPSGYTAAIYTARANLKPVLFASSISPGGDLMTTTEVENFPGFINGIQGPELMTNIGAQAERFGADIRYEDVAEVELEGDVKKVILTDGSVHLAKTVIISTGSEYRKLGVDGESRLSGHGVSWCATCDGFFFKEKALAVIGGGDSALEEALFLTSFASKVYLVHRRDSFRASEIMAQRALAHEKIEVIWDSVVKTIDGGEKVSGLTLSNVKTGEETTLGVEGVFVAIGSDPRTSLVQGQLDLTEAGTIAVEGRSSRTSIPGVFAAGDVIDPTYRQAITAAGSGCVAALDAQHYLEAL, encoded by the coding sequence ATGACCGACAACGCACTCGGCGGCCTCTTCGGCGGCGCTGCTGCCGGCCTCAACCTGGCAGGAGTGGCCACTACCACTGCCCCCGACGCCACCACCGAGAGCGGCGACCAGCCCATCCACAACGTCATCATCGTGGGCTCAGGCCCCTCGGGCTACACCGCCGCTATTTACACCGCACGGGCCAATCTCAAGCCTGTCCTTTTTGCTTCTTCTATCTCCCCCGGTGGTGACCTGATGACCACCACCGAGGTTGAGAACTTCCCCGGCTTTATCAACGGTATTCAGGGCCCCGAGCTGATGACCAACATCGGCGCCCAGGCAGAGCGTTTCGGCGCAGATATTCGCTACGAGGACGTTGCCGAGGTTGAGCTGGAGGGTGACGTTAAGAAGGTTATTCTAACCGACGGGTCAGTTCATCTGGCCAAGACCGTCATCATCTCCACCGGTTCTGAGTACCGCAAGCTGGGTGTGGACGGCGAATCCCGTCTCTCTGGCCACGGCGTCTCCTGGTGTGCTACCTGCGACGGTTTCTTCTTCAAGGAGAAGGCGCTGGCTGTTATCGGCGGCGGCGACTCCGCCCTCGAAGAGGCCCTTTTCCTGACCTCTTTTGCATCGAAGGTTTACCTAGTTCACCGCCGCGATTCTTTCCGCGCCTCAGAAATCATGGCTCAGCGAGCTCTGGCCCACGAGAAGATTGAGGTCATCTGGGATTCAGTTGTTAAGACTATCGACGGTGGCGAGAAGGTCTCCGGCCTGACCCTGTCGAATGTAAAGACCGGTGAGGAAACCACCCTGGGTGTTGAGGGTGTCTTCGTTGCTATTGGCTCAGACCCCCGCACCTCCCTAGTGCAGGGCCAACTGGACCTGACAGAAGCCGGCACGATCGCCGTTGAGGGCCGCTCTTCTCGTACCTCTATCCCGGGTGTCTTTGCCGCAGGCGACGTCATCGACCCCACCTACCGCCAGGCCATCACAGCAGCCGGTTCAGGCTGCGTCGCGGCCCTGGATGCCCAGCACTACCTCGAGGCCCTCTAA
- a CDS encoding CCA tRNA nucleotidyltransferase → MAYVFDTSLIHPVAREAGELFARAGFELALVGGPVRDLFLGETSVDLDFTTNATPDETLAVVDGWADATWEIGKEYGTIGIRKGNEMVEITTYRAEKYDPDSRKPVVAFGTDLKEDLFRRDFTINSMALRLPSLELVDPFGGQEDLRKGIIRTPGTPQASFSDDPLRMMRAARFASRLDIDLAPEVFDATVDMADRIQIISAERVRDELVKLICGAAPRRGVDLLVESGLASFVLPEIPALKLEVDEHHRHKDVYQHSLTVMEQAAALETDADGAVPGPDFILRFAALMHDIGKPATRKFESNGAVSFLHHDVVGAKLTKKRMRELRFDNDTIKAVARLVELHMRFYGYGDAGWSDSAVRRYVRDAGDLLERLHRLTRADVTTRNKRKANRIASAYDDLERRIAELAEQEELEAIRPDLDGEEIMAILGIKPGPQVGQAYKFLLNLRLDEGALGKEEATARLLEWSKK, encoded by the coding sequence ATGGCGTATGTTTTTGATACCTCCCTCATCCACCCGGTAGCACGTGAAGCGGGCGAGCTCTTTGCCCGTGCGGGCTTTGAATTAGCCCTGGTGGGTGGGCCCGTCCGTGACCTGTTTTTGGGGGAAACCTCGGTAGATTTGGACTTCACTACCAACGCCACCCCCGATGAAACCCTGGCTGTGGTGGACGGCTGGGCCGATGCTACCTGGGAGATTGGTAAGGAGTACGGCACCATCGGCATCCGCAAGGGGAATGAGATGGTTGAAATCACCACCTACCGTGCTGAAAAGTATGACCCTGATTCCCGTAAGCCGGTGGTCGCTTTCGGTACAGATTTGAAGGAAGACCTCTTCCGCCGCGACTTCACCATCAACTCCATGGCCCTGCGCCTGCCCTCCCTCGAACTGGTTGACCCCTTTGGGGGGCAGGAGGACCTGCGGAAGGGTATTATCCGCACCCCCGGCACCCCACAGGCGTCCTTCTCTGACGACCCGCTGCGTATGATGCGGGCCGCCCGTTTTGCCTCTCGCCTGGACATTGATCTGGCCCCCGAGGTCTTTGATGCCACGGTCGATATGGCCGACCGTATTCAGATTATTTCGGCTGAGCGCGTGCGTGATGAGCTGGTCAAGCTCATCTGCGGTGCTGCCCCCCGCCGCGGCGTTGATCTGCTCGTGGAGTCTGGGCTGGCGTCCTTTGTTCTGCCCGAAATCCCGGCGCTCAAGCTGGAGGTCGATGAGCACCACCGCCACAAGGACGTCTACCAGCACTCCCTGACCGTCATGGAGCAGGCTGCTGCCCTCGAAACCGATGCGGACGGTGCCGTTCCCGGCCCCGACTTCATCCTGCGCTTTGCCGCCCTCATGCACGATATTGGCAAGCCCGCCACCCGCAAGTTCGAGAGCAACGGGGCTGTGAGCTTCCTGCACCACGACGTGGTGGGAGCCAAGCTCACCAAGAAGCGCATGCGCGAGCTGCGCTTCGATAACGACACCATCAAGGCCGTTGCCCGCCTGGTAGAGCTCCACATGCGCTTTTACGGCTACGGGGACGCCGGCTGGTCGGACTCTGCGGTGCGCCGCTACGTGCGCGACGCCGGGGACCTGCTGGAGCGCCTGCACCGGCTAACCCGGGCGGACGTCACCACCCGCAACAAGCGCAAGGCCAACCGTATTGCGTCCGCCTACGACGACCTAGAGCGCCGTATCGCAGAACTCGCCGAGCAGGAGGAGCTGGAGGCTATCCGCCCCGACCTGGACGGCGAAGAAATCATGGCGATTCTGGGCATCAAGCCCGGCCCCCAGGTGGGACAGGCCTACAAGTTCCTGCTCAACCTGCGCCTGGACGAAGGCGCCCTGGGCAAGGAAGAAGCCACCGCCCGCCTGCTGGAGTGGAGTAAGAAGTAA
- the murJ gene encoding murein biosynthesis integral membrane protein MurJ — MARSGALSSAIMAAGTLVSRVLGFVKTFLITVALGATTTVGDIFETANTLPNLIYVLVAGGIFNAVLVPQIIKAAKHDDGGSDYVSRLVTLAVSGIAAVTAVVLLFSWPIIAVMGSKWTPEQQHFGWIFALWCLPQIFFYGLYTVLGQVLNARGAFGWYMWAPVLNNVVAIAALVVFIMAFGPQDVTTNPPFHNLESWTSAQTLVLAGSATLGVALQALILFIPLRKVGLKLKPLFGWRGIGLGTAANLAGWTLATGVVSNLAFLYLAKVAAGVVGAREDFLAMGVQIPGVQALNYSSMLYSLPHGVIGLSIATVLFNRMSAASQDDDHTSVATALSSGLRTASIATIFCAVALIVFAGPIGMIFGGGSQQAGAVIGQTIAVIALGGPFLTIAFMMGRVFYSQEDAKTPFYIQLFSAVVIVTMGFIASRLAPQHIIYGLALTYALQNVLAVYLSHRVLARRLGDYGVRELVSTHARVSFASIGAGLAGAAALYLLGGYTFDGFAWASRGSAFITVLTGGVVMAIAYYAMLMLFRVRELDTLMNPIMAKIGMRRPAARHRG, encoded by the coding sequence GTGGCACGTTCCGGTGCTTTATCCAGCGCAATTATGGCCGCTGGTACGCTCGTTTCGAGGGTTCTCGGCTTCGTTAAAACCTTCCTGATTACTGTTGCTCTCGGTGCTACAACCACCGTGGGCGATATTTTTGAAACCGCTAACACCCTGCCCAACCTGATTTATGTGCTGGTGGCTGGCGGTATTTTTAATGCCGTGCTGGTGCCGCAGATTATCAAGGCAGCTAAGCACGATGACGGCGGCTCCGACTACGTCTCACGCCTGGTGACGCTGGCGGTCAGCGGTATCGCCGCGGTGACCGCTGTGGTTCTGCTCTTCTCGTGGCCCATTATTGCGGTCATGGGCAGCAAATGGACGCCCGAGCAACAGCATTTCGGCTGGATTTTCGCCCTCTGGTGCCTGCCCCAGATTTTCTTCTACGGCCTCTACACGGTGCTGGGCCAGGTGCTGAACGCCCGCGGTGCCTTCGGCTGGTACATGTGGGCCCCCGTCCTCAACAACGTGGTAGCTATCGCCGCCCTAGTCGTTTTCATCATGGCCTTTGGCCCCCAGGACGTCACCACCAACCCGCCCTTCCACAACCTGGAGAGCTGGACGTCCGCCCAGACCCTGGTGCTGGCCGGTTCAGCGACCCTGGGTGTGGCCCTGCAGGCCCTGATTCTCTTTATCCCTCTGCGTAAGGTGGGTCTGAAGCTCAAGCCCCTCTTTGGCTGGCGTGGCATCGGCCTGGGTACCGCAGCTAACCTGGCGGGATGGACGCTGGCCACCGGCGTCGTCTCTAACCTGGCCTTCCTCTACCTGGCCAAGGTCGCAGCCGGTGTGGTCGGCGCCCGCGAAGACTTCCTTGCCATGGGCGTGCAGATTCCCGGTGTGCAGGCCCTGAATTACTCCTCCATGCTCTACTCCCTGCCCCACGGCGTCATTGGCCTCTCCATCGCCACGGTGCTCTTCAACCGCATGTCTGCCGCCTCCCAAGACGACGACCATACCTCGGTAGCAACCGCGCTCTCGTCCGGCCTACGCACTGCCTCTATCGCCACCATCTTCTGCGCAGTAGCCCTCATTGTCTTTGCAGGCCCCATCGGCATGATCTTCGGCGGCGGCTCCCAGCAAGCGGGCGCGGTCATCGGCCAAACCATCGCCGTCATCGCCCTGGGGGGGCCCTTCCTCACCATCGCCTTTATGATGGGCCGCGTCTTCTACTCCCAAGAAGACGCCAAAACCCCCTTCTACATCCAGCTCTTCTCAGCTGTCGTCATCGTGACGATGGGCTTCATCGCCTCCCGCCTTGCCCCCCAGCACATCATCTACGGCCTAGCCCTCACCTACGCCCTGCAGAACGTGCTGGCGGTCTACCTGAGCCACCGCGTCCTTGCCCGCCGTCTCGGCGACTACGGGGTGCGCGAACTCGTCTCAACCCACGCCCGCGTCTCCTTCGCTTCTATCGGCGCAGGTCTAGCCGGTGCCGCCGCCCTCTACCTGCTAGGTGGCTACACCTTTGACGGCTTCGCCTGGGCCTCACGAGGGAGCGCCTTCATCACCGTCCTTACAGGCGGCGTCGTCATGGCGATTGCCTACTACGCCATGCTCATGCTCTTCCGCGTGCGCGAACTCGACACCCTCATGAACCCGATTATGGCGAAAATCGGTATGCGCCGCCCCGCTGCCCGCCACAGAGGGTAA
- a CDS encoding NUDIX hydrolase — MTFPIPRAPKRRAFTPVAAMPTVEEVSAGGVIVNFDDRNLPVAIIARINRGGRLEWCLPKGHPEGDESKAAAAAREIEEETGISGDVITSLGSIDYWFNVSGHRVHKTVHHFLFSATGGELTTENDPDHEAVDVAWVNIDDLGRKLSFPNERRIAEIAREYIIHQLS; from the coding sequence ATGACTTTTCCTATTCCCCGGGCACCGAAGAGGCGGGCTTTCACGCCCGTCGCTGCCATGCCCACGGTTGAGGAGGTCTCTGCAGGCGGCGTCATCGTCAACTTTGACGACCGCAACCTGCCCGTTGCTATCATCGCCCGCATCAACCGCGGTGGGCGTCTGGAATGGTGCCTCCCCAAGGGCCACCCCGAAGGGGACGAGTCCAAGGCGGCAGCGGCTGCCCGTGAAATTGAAGAAGAAACCGGTATTTCTGGTGATGTGATTACTTCGCTGGGGTCCATTGACTACTGGTTCAATGTGTCCGGGCACCGCGTGCACAAGACGGTTCACCATTTCTTGTTCTCTGCAACCGGTGGCGAGCTAACCACCGAAAACGACCCCGACCATGAGGCGGTTGATGTCGCCTGGGTCAACATCGATGATTTGGGGCGTAAACTCTCCTTCCCCAATGAGCGGCGCATCGCTGAGATTGCCCGTGAGTACATCATTCACCAGCTCTCCTAG
- the trxA gene encoding thioredoxin — translation MAQQVTDATFADEVLKSDKPVIVDFWAEWCGPCRMVGPIIDQLGEEYGDKVKVLKLDVENNPATAMKYGITSIPAIYVFKDGEVAKQTVGAKPKAALEQEFAEFLK, via the coding sequence ATGGCACAGCAGGTTACTGACGCTACTTTTGCTGACGAGGTTCTGAAGTCAGACAAGCCCGTCATCGTCGATTTCTGGGCTGAATGGTGCGGCCCCTGCCGCATGGTCGGCCCTATCATCGACCAGCTCGGTGAAGAGTACGGTGACAAGGTCAAGGTGCTCAAGCTCGACGTTGAGAACAACCCCGCAACCGCAATGAAGTACGGTATTACCTCTATCCCCGCTATCTATGTTTTCAAGGACGGCGAGGTTGCCAAGCAGACCGTCGGCGCTAAGCCCAAGGCTGCCCTGGAGCAGGAGTTTGCGGAGTTCCTTAAGTAG
- a CDS encoding helix-turn-helix domain-containing protein, with translation MFVLTVDQVGSSGDKDRIPDLFALIDGLEEAGLLVRPFQRTAGDEAQAVFDDPAAALVTALALVRTGYWYVGIGEGAVAVPLPEETRAGAGPAFENARRAVERAKKTKGRCCFVGAVAVAQLVDRALSLLARLEIDRQETRQQAGEMARQGLSQKQIAEKLGISQSAVSQRLSEGYWSETRALIDELVEILR, from the coding sequence ATGTTTGTTCTGACTGTTGACCAGGTAGGGTCATCCGGTGATAAGGACCGGATCCCTGACCTCTTTGCTCTTATCGATGGCCTAGAGGAAGCTGGCCTTCTAGTCCGTCCTTTCCAGCGCACCGCAGGCGATGAAGCCCAAGCGGTGTTCGATGACCCAGCTGCTGCGCTTGTAACAGCTCTTGCCCTGGTACGCACCGGTTACTGGTACGTGGGTATTGGGGAAGGTGCTGTAGCCGTGCCGCTACCTGAAGAAACCCGCGCAGGGGCAGGGCCCGCCTTTGAAAACGCCCGCAGGGCGGTTGAACGGGCTAAAAAAACAAAAGGACGTTGCTGCTTCGTTGGGGCTGTAGCGGTAGCTCAGCTGGTTGATAGAGCCCTGAGCCTGCTCGCCCGTCTTGAGATAGACCGGCAAGAAACCCGCCAGCAGGCAGGAGAAATGGCTCGTCAGGGGTTGTCTCAGAAACAGATAGCTGAAAAACTTGGGATAAGTCAGTCTGCCGTGAGCCAGCGGCTTAGTGAGGGCTACTGGTCTGAAACACGAGCTCTGATAGACGAACTGGTAGAAATCTTGCGGTAG
- a CDS encoding serine/threonine protein kinase, with protein sequence MTQQIPLNTLLGDRYKVTAHLLDTASGDAVLDGLDTVLGRKVSIVVAAPDHSRLLVTNARNSSALSRSTVQVLDLGNHSERTYLITSHSRPDTLLDVLLTEGGSNSAEEFGEEIFGDTGSMTAPNTYVVAKEKTAEQGQDAGAAAGAAAAAGATSISATRNLPTVEEEPADEFEEYDAEEEGYYEGDEPTERNGGMWVVGIAAVLLLVIGAGAVFASLGGMVDSDASKQVLDANGTAVATASASASASASASASASATPSETALPTPKIEGTFTRTVPSAPTLMAESDSLLGNLTDGNASTTWLSLAFGSANFGGLTDSFYLSAKLDEATTVNSITINQVSGVGGAFTVYANDSASIEGATEIGSGSFAATGETTVQLDKDAQDGATEYIIVQFTSAPQLSQPIVPGYVYGLRLAEISVK encoded by the coding sequence TTGACACAGCAGATTCCCCTCAACACCCTGCTGGGAGATCGCTACAAAGTCACCGCGCACCTGCTCGACACAGCTAGCGGCGACGCCGTGCTCGACGGCCTTGATACGGTACTCGGCCGCAAGGTCTCCATTGTTGTGGCTGCCCCCGACCACAGCCGTCTTCTGGTCACCAACGCCCGCAATTCCAGCGCACTTTCCCGTTCTACGGTGCAGGTACTCGATTTAGGCAACCACAGCGAGCGCACCTACCTGATTACCTCCCATTCCCGCCCCGACACCCTACTCGATGTACTGCTGACCGAGGGCGGCAGCAACTCTGCTGAAGAGTTCGGGGAGGAAATCTTTGGTGATACCGGTTCCATGACCGCCCCCAATACCTACGTGGTGGCTAAGGAAAAAACCGCTGAGCAGGGTCAGGACGCCGGTGCGGCAGCAGGTGCCGCAGCGGCAGCGGGTGCAACCTCCATCTCTGCCACCCGCAACCTCCCCACCGTAGAGGAAGAACCCGCCGACGAGTTCGAAGAATACGATGCCGAAGAAGAGGGCTACTACGAGGGTGACGAGCCCACCGAACGCAACGGTGGCATGTGGGTCGTTGGTATTGCGGCCGTCCTGCTGCTCGTTATCGGCGCCGGAGCCGTCTTTGCCAGCCTCGGCGGCATGGTGGATTCTGACGCCTCAAAGCAGGTACTCGACGCCAACGGCACCGCCGTAGCCACCGCGTCAGCCAGTGCCTCGGCAAGCGCCTCAGCGAGCGCGTCCGCCTCAGCAACCCCCAGCGAAACTGCCCTTCCCACCCCCAAGATTGAGGGCACCTTTACCCGCACGGTGCCGTCCGCACCCACCCTGATGGCAGAAAGTGACTCCCTGCTGGGTAACCTGACCGACGGTAACGCCTCTACCACCTGGCTCTCCCTGGCCTTCGGTTCTGCTAACTTCGGCGGCCTCACCGATTCCTTCTACCTCTCAGCCAAGCTCGACGAGGCAACCACCGTCAACAGCATCACTATCAACCAGGTCTCGGGTGTAGGCGGCGCTTTCACCGTCTACGCCAACGACTCAGCCTCCATCGAGGGAGCCACCGAAATCGGCTCCGGTAGCTTTGCGGCCACCGGTGAAACCACAGTCCAGCTCGACAAGGACGCCCAGGACGGCGCAACCGAATACATCATCGTTCAGTTCACCAGCGCCCCGCAGCTGAGCCAGCCCATTGTCCCGGGCTACGTCTATGGCCTGCGACTGGCAGAAATTTCCGTCAAGTAA